A single region of the Methylocystis echinoides genome encodes:
- a CDS encoding rubrerythrin family protein has protein sequence MASLKGSKTEENLKAAFAGESQANRRYLYFAQKADVEGYNDVAAVFRSTAEGETGHAHGHLEFLEVVGDPATGLPIGKTADNLKAAVAGETHEYTDMYPGMARTARDEGFEEVADWFETLAKAERSHAGRFQRALDELK, from the coding sequence ATGGCATCGCTCAAGGGCAGCAAGACCGAAGAGAACCTGAAGGCCGCCTTCGCCGGCGAATCGCAGGCGAACCGCCGCTATCTCTATTTCGCTCAGAAGGCCGACGTTGAAGGCTACAATGACGTCGCCGCCGTGTTCCGCTCCACCGCGGAAGGCGAGACCGGCCACGCCCACGGCCACCTCGAATTCCTCGAGGTCGTCGGCGACCCGGCCACCGGCCTGCCGATCGGCAAGACCGCCGACAACCTCAAGGCCGCCGTCGCCGGCGAGACCCATGAGTACACCGACATGTATCCGGGCATGGCCCGCACGGCCCGCGACGAGGGCTTCGAGGAGGTCGCCGACTGGTTCGAGACGCTGGCCAAGGCCGAGCGTTCGCACGCCGGCCGCTTCCAGCGCGCCCTCGACGAGCTGAAGTAA
- a CDS encoding heterodisulfide reductase-related iron-sulfur binding cluster, producing the protein MREGSLEAPTRHPLDWENPEFYDEAKLDAEMRRVFDICHGCRRCFNLCDSFPRLFDLVDESKSGELDTVASADFKPVVDACTLCDMCFLTKCPYVPPHEFNLDFPHLILRYRAVEAKKHGVGAVDHALTETDRNGKWATLISGAVNWATRRGSPLRGLEEKVAGIDRNAALPEYASQSLEAKTKANPPQRDASAPAKARKVVLYATCYGDYNDTSIGEAALAVLAKNGVETKVLHPHCCGMPKLEQGLIGEVADAARKVAAAFAPYIDEGYDIVAPVPSCALMLKFEWPLILPNDASVKRLAAATFDLSEYIVDIARKEGLAGGMSPIEGGVAFHMSCHSRAQNFGQKGTVLLNLIPQADVAVVERCSGHGGAWGYKKGNFETAMKVGKPAMRQLNTAGKKHVVSECPLAGIHLEQGIEALAGDAPKPERVGHPIVLMARAYGVSSPSK; encoded by the coding sequence ATGAGAGAAGGCAGTCTCGAGGCGCCGACCCGGCATCCGCTGGATTGGGAGAATCCCGAATTCTATGACGAGGCGAAGCTCGACGCCGAAATGCGCCGCGTCTTCGACATCTGTCATGGCTGCCGCCGCTGCTTCAACCTCTGTGATTCCTTCCCGCGGTTGTTCGATCTCGTCGACGAATCGAAGAGCGGCGAACTCGACACGGTTGCGAGCGCGGATTTCAAGCCGGTGGTGGACGCCTGCACGCTGTGCGACATGTGCTTCCTCACCAAATGCCCTTATGTCCCGCCGCATGAATTCAATCTGGACTTCCCGCATCTGATTCTGCGCTATCGCGCGGTCGAGGCGAAGAAGCACGGCGTCGGCGCCGTCGATCACGCGCTGACCGAGACCGACCGCAACGGCAAATGGGCCACGCTGATTTCCGGGGCGGTCAATTGGGCGACGCGTCGCGGCAGCCCGCTGCGTGGTCTCGAAGAGAAAGTCGCCGGCATCGACAGAAACGCCGCGCTGCCGGAATACGCCAGCCAGTCGCTCGAAGCGAAGACGAAGGCCAATCCGCCGCAGCGCGACGCGAGCGCGCCGGCGAAGGCGCGCAAGGTCGTGCTCTACGCCACCTGTTACGGCGACTATAACGACACCTCGATCGGCGAGGCCGCGCTGGCCGTGCTGGCGAAGAATGGCGTCGAGACGAAGGTCCTGCATCCGCATTGCTGCGGCATGCCGAAGCTCGAACAGGGTCTCATCGGCGAAGTCGCCGACGCCGCGCGAAAAGTCGCGGCGGCTTTCGCGCCCTATATCGACGAGGGCTACGACATCGTCGCCCCCGTGCCGTCCTGCGCGCTGATGCTGAAGTTCGAATGGCCGTTGATCCTGCCCAATGACGCGAGCGTGAAGCGCCTCGCGGCGGCGACCTTCGATCTGTCCGAATATATCGTCGACATTGCGCGCAAGGAGGGGCTCGCGGGTGGCATGTCGCCGATCGAGGGCGGCGTCGCCTTCCACATGTCCTGCCATTCGCGCGCGCAGAATTTCGGCCAGAAGGGCACGGTGCTGCTCAATCTGATTCCGCAGGCGGATGTGGCGGTGGTCGAGCGCTGCTCGGGCCATGGCGGCGCCTGGGGCTACAAGAAGGGCAATTTCGAAACGGCCATGAAGGTCGGGAAACCGGCCATGCGCCAGCTCAATACGGCGGGCAAGAAACATGTCGTGTCGGAATGCCCGCTTGCCGGAATTCATCTGGAGCAGGGCATAGAGGCGCTTGCCGGCGATGCGCCGAAGCCGGAACGCGTCGGCCACCCCATCGTTCTGATGGCGCGCGCCTACGGCGTTTCCTCGCCGAGCAAATAG
- a CDS encoding HigA family addiction module antitoxin gives MPRIATHPGKILREEFMAPLGLSARALADALDVPGNRISDIARERRDVSADTAIRLGRYFGTDPRFWLNLQTAHDLSMAQAGGDYRKIKRRAA, from the coding sequence ATGCCTCGCATAGCAACCCATCCCGGCAAGATCCTTCGCGAGGAATTCATGGCCCCGCTGGGGCTGTCCGCGCGCGCCCTTGCTGACGCCCTCGACGTGCCCGGGAACCGGATCAGCGACATTGCGCGCGAGCGGCGCGACGTGTCCGCGGATACGGCCATCCGCTTGGGGCGCTATTTCGGGACGGACCCTCGCTTCTGGCTCAATCTACAGACGGCGCATGATTTATCGATGGCCCAGGCGGGGGGCGACTATCGCAAGATCAAACGGCGCGCCGCCTGA
- a CDS encoding peptide chain release factor 3 translates to MTTAPTRDPVSRRRTFAIISHPDAGKTTLTEKLLLFGGAIQLAGAVKAKRNAQQTRSDWMSIERERGISVVTSVMTFEYADCVFNLLDTPGHEDFSEDTYRTLSAVDAAVMVIDAAKGIEARTRKLFEVCRLRDIPIVTFVNKLDREGRDPFELLDEIERTLALDTTPITWPIGGGRNFAGTYRFATRTIRKIDKDDELTQTTGLDDPVFDTLLPNGADAWREEAMLAAEGSKPFDLAAFREGHLTPVFFGSALRNFGVRDLIDAMAEYAPSPRAQEADKRIVEANEPKMTGFVFKIQANMDPNHRDRIAFMRVCSGRLTRGMKAKLIRTGKNIPLNAPQFFFARDRSIADEAFAGDVVGLPNHGQLRIGDTLTEGEDLVFRGVPSFAPEILRRILISDAMKAKKLREALQQLAEEGVVQVFTPHDGSGSIVGVVGALQLDVLATRLDAEYGLTTRYEQSRFTICRWITSEDGAKLKSFIDSHGSSIADDLDGAPVFMSSSAFQLNYDSERNPDIRFSDVKDYQKK, encoded by the coding sequence TTGACCACCGCCCCCACCCGCGACCCCGTTTCGCGGCGCCGCACCTTCGCGATCATCTCGCATCCTGACGCCGGCAAGACCACGCTGACCGAGAAGCTCCTGCTGTTCGGCGGCGCGATTCAGCTCGCCGGCGCGGTCAAGGCCAAGCGCAACGCCCAGCAGACCCGCTCGGACTGGATGAGCATCGAGCGCGAGCGCGGCATTTCCGTCGTCACCTCGGTGATGACCTTCGAATATGCGGACTGCGTCTTCAACCTGCTCGACACGCCCGGGCACGAGGACTTCTCGGAAGACACCTATCGCACGCTTTCCGCCGTCGACGCGGCTGTGATGGTGATCGACGCCGCCAAGGGCATCGAGGCGCGCACGCGCAAACTCTTCGAGGTTTGCCGCCTGCGCGACATTCCCATCGTCACCTTCGTCAACAAGTTGGACCGCGAGGGCCGCGACCCTTTCGAGCTGCTCGACGAAATCGAGAGGACCCTGGCGCTCGACACGACGCCCATCACTTGGCCCATCGGCGGCGGCAGGAATTTCGCGGGCACCTATCGCTTCGCGACCAGGACAATCCGCAAGATCGACAAGGACGACGAGCTTACCCAGACGACCGGCCTCGACGATCCGGTCTTCGACACGCTGCTGCCCAATGGCGCGGACGCCTGGCGCGAGGAGGCCATGCTGGCGGCGGAGGGGTCGAAACCCTTCGATCTCGCGGCCTTCCGCGAAGGCCATCTCACACCCGTCTTTTTCGGCTCGGCGCTGCGCAATTTCGGCGTGCGCGATTTGATCGACGCCATGGCGGAATACGCCCCCAGCCCGCGCGCGCAGGAGGCGGACAAGCGGATCGTGGAGGCGAATGAGCCGAAAATGACCGGCTTCGTCTTCAAGATTCAGGCGAATATGGACCCCAACCACCGCGACCGCATCGCCTTCATGCGCGTCTGCTCCGGCAGGCTCACGCGCGGCATGAAGGCCAAGCTGATCCGCACCGGCAAGAACATCCCGCTCAACGCCCCGCAATTCTTCTTCGCGCGCGACCGCTCCATCGCCGACGAGGCTTTCGCGGGCGACGTCGTCGGCCTGCCGAACCATGGGCAATTGCGCATTGGCGACACGCTGACGGAAGGCGAGGATCTGGTGTTTCGCGGCGTGCCGAGCTTCGCGCCGGAAATCCTGCGCCGTATTCTGATTTCCGACGCCATGAAGGCCAAGAAGCTGCGCGAGGCGCTCCAGCAGCTCGCGGAAGAGGGCGTGGTGCAGGTGTTCACGCCCCATGACGGCTCCGGCTCCATCGTCGGCGTGGTCGGCGCGCTCCAGCTCGACGTGCTGGCGACGCGCCTCGACGCGGAATATGGGCTGACGACGCGTTACGAGCAGTCGCGCTTCACCATCTGCCGATGGATCACATCGGAGGACGGCGCGAAGCTGAAGAGCTTCATCGATTCGCATGGCTCCAGCATCGCCGATGATCTCGACGGCGCGCCGGTCTTCATGTCGTCCTCGGCCTTCCAGCTCAATTATGACTCCGAGCGCAATCCGGACATCCGTTTCTCGGATGTGAAGGACTATCAGAAAAAATAG
- the der gene encoding ribosome biogenesis GTPase Der → MSFSLAIIGRPNVGKSTLFNRLTGKKLALVDDRPGVTRDRREGEGKLADLRFTIIDTAGLEEGARASLEGRMRAQTENAILSADAILFVIDARVGVTPDDKYFADLVRRAGKPVILIANKAEGKAGEAGAFEAFTLGLGDPVPLSAEHGEGMGALYEALREALPEETDLPAEEEEQQEESLYDDEEDGSDLDVTKPLRITVVGRPNAGKSTLINRILGEERLLTGPEAGITRDSIGVDFLWRDRKMKLFDTAGLRKRAKVVDKLEKLSAADALRAVRFSEVVVLLVDSTIPFEKQDLTIADLAAREGRAFVIGLGKWDLIEDKGALLTKLREDAERLLPQVRGCPVVPVSGATGQGIDRLMEAIIATHEVWNRRIATGRLNRWLLRAVEETPPPAVSGRRIKIRYMTQAKSRPPHFVLFGNQLDELPASYERFLINGMRKTFDLPGVPLRISKRAGDNPFAGKKKKRD, encoded by the coding sequence ATGTCCTTCTCGCTCGCCATCATCGGCCGTCCCAATGTCGGCAAATCGACGCTGTTCAACCGGCTCACCGGCAAGAAGCTCGCGCTGGTCGACGACCGGCCGGGCGTCACCCGCGACCGCCGCGAGGGGGAGGGCAAGCTCGCCGACCTGCGCTTCACCATCATCGACACGGCCGGGCTGGAGGAGGGCGCGCGCGCCTCTCTGGAGGGGCGCATGCGCGCCCAGACCGAAAACGCCATCCTTTCGGCCGACGCCATTCTCTTCGTGATCGACGCGCGCGTGGGGGTGACGCCGGACGACAAATATTTCGCCGACCTCGTGCGCCGCGCGGGCAAGCCGGTCATCCTGATCGCCAACAAGGCGGAAGGGAAGGCGGGCGAGGCGGGCGCCTTCGAGGCCTTTACGCTGGGCCTTGGCGACCCGGTGCCGCTGTCGGCCGAGCATGGCGAGGGGATGGGCGCGCTCTACGAGGCGCTGCGCGAGGCGCTGCCCGAAGAGACGGATCTCCCCGCGGAAGAAGAAGAGCAGCAGGAAGAAAGCCTCTACGACGACGAAGAGGACGGTAGCGATCTCGATGTCACCAAGCCGCTGCGCATCACCGTCGTCGGCCGCCCCAACGCCGGCAAATCGACGCTGATCAACCGCATTCTCGGCGAGGAGCGCCTGCTCACCGGGCCCGAGGCGGGGATCACGCGCGACTCCATCGGCGTCGACTTCCTGTGGCGCGACCGCAAGATGAAGCTTTTCGACACGGCTGGCCTGCGCAAGCGGGCCAAGGTCGTCGACAAGCTGGAAAAACTCTCCGCCGCCGACGCGCTGCGCGCCGTGCGCTTTTCCGAAGTCGTGGTGCTGCTGGTCGACTCGACCATTCCCTTCGAGAAGCAGGACCTCACCATCGCCGATCTCGCCGCGCGCGAGGGCCGCGCCTTCGTGATCGGTCTCGGCAAATGGGACCTCATCGAGGACAAGGGCGCGCTGCTGACCAAGCTGCGCGAGGACGCCGAGCGGCTTCTGCCGCAGGTGCGCGGCTGTCCGGTCGTGCCGGTCTCGGGCGCGACAGGGCAGGGGATCGACAGGCTCATGGAGGCGATCATCGCCACCCATGAAGTGTGGAACCGCCGCATCGCCACGGGACGGCTCAACCGCTGGCTGCTGCGGGCGGTGGAGGAGACGCCGCCGCCGGCGGTCTCCGGACGGCGCATCAAGATCCGCTACATGACGCAGGCGAAGTCCCGCCCGCCGCATTTCGTGCTGTTCGGCAATCAGCTCGACGAATTGCCGGCGAGCTACGAGCGCTTCCTCATCAACGGCATGCGCAAGACCTTCGATCTGCCCGGCGTGCCGCTCCGCATTTCGAAGCGGGCGGGCGACAATCCGTTTGCGGGGAAGAAAAAGAAGCGAGATTAG
- a CDS encoding DUF3501 family protein, whose translation MSVKTELTRADILPWADYARDRAEHRRRITAIKRHRRVEVGPFVTFYFESFDTMWLQVQEMLHIERGGEGQIPEELAAYNPLVPKGRELVATFMIEIDDPLRRARVLAGLGGVEETAFIEVGGVRVAGKAETDQDRTTADGKASSVQFVHFPFTDAEVAAFREPSARVILGLTHPNYSHMAVLHEATRAALASDFA comes from the coding sequence ATGTCCGTGAAAACCGAACTCACCCGCGCCGACATCCTCCCCTGGGCGGACTACGCCCGCGATCGCGCCGAGCATCGCCGCCGCATCACGGCGATCAAGCGTCATCGCCGCGTCGAGGTCGGCCCCTTCGTGACTTTCTATTTCGAAAGCTTCGACACCATGTGGCTTCAGGTGCAGGAGATGCTGCACATCGAGCGTGGCGGCGAGGGGCAAATTCCCGAGGAGCTTGCGGCCTATAATCCGCTGGTGCCGAAGGGCCGCGAACTCGTGGCCACTTTCATGATCGAGATCGACGACCCGCTGCGCCGCGCCCGCGTGCTGGCCGGGCTCGGCGGCGTCGAGGAAACGGCCTTCATCGAGGTCGGCGGCGTGCGCGTCGCCGGCAAGGCCGAAACGGATCAGGATCGCACCACGGCGGACGGCAAGGCGAGCTCGGTGCAGTTCGTGCATTTCCCCTTCACCGACGCGGAGGTCGCCGCTTTCCGCGAGCCCAGCGCGCGGGTGATCCTGGGTCTGACACACCCGAACTATAGCCATATGGCCGTCCTGCACGAGGCGACGCGCGCCGCGCTGGCGAGCGATTTCGCTTAG
- a CDS encoding poly-gamma-glutamate hydrolase family protein, protein MTDQYASFAALAAREIEGVHYRIRFATRPSPIAIVTPHGGWIEPGASEATIAIAGEVLSFYCFESLTRRARGDGLHITSTRFDEPQAMQLVQGSDIVVGVHGRKNGDDDASVWVGGLHEPLRDAIAAALRDSGFHAKSVGEGHPLSGRDPANICNRGRQGAGVQLELPMALRLRLKDDPDGRHLFAAAVRLALSRF, encoded by the coding sequence ATGACAGACCAATACGCCTCCTTCGCCGCACTCGCGGCGCGCGAAATCGAGGGTGTGCACTACCGCATCCGCTTCGCCACGCGGCCATCGCCCATCGCCATCGTCACGCCGCATGGCGGCTGGATCGAGCCCGGCGCCTCGGAGGCGACCATCGCCATCGCGGGCGAAGTTCTTTCATTCTATTGCTTCGAGAGCCTCACCCGGCGGGCGAGAGGTGACGGGCTCCATATCACCTCGACGCGCTTCGATGAGCCGCAGGCGATGCAGCTCGTTCAAGGCAGCGACATCGTCGTCGGCGTGCATGGCCGCAAGAATGGCGATGACGACGCCTCCGTGTGGGTGGGCGGCCTGCACGAGCCGCTGCGCGACGCCATCGCCGCGGCGCTGCGTGACAGCGGCTTCCATGCAAAATCGGTCGGCGAGGGTCATCCGCTCTCGGGGCGCGATCCGGCGAATATCTGCAATCGGGGACGGCAGGGCGCGGGCGTGCAGCTGGAGCTGCCGATGGCGCTACGGTTGCGGCTAAAGGACGATCCGGACGGCCGCCATCTCTTCGCCGCGGCGGTGCGATTGGCGCTTTCGAGGTTCTGA
- a CDS encoding type II toxin-antitoxin system RelE/ParE family toxin, with protein sequence MILSFSCKKTERFFRQGSPAAAWRSIAKIAARKLDMLDAVVVLSDLKAPPGTKLEALERDRKGQHSIRINDQWRVCFVWTEQGPTQVEIVDYH encoded by the coding sequence ATGATCCTGAGCTTTTCCTGCAAGAAAACCGAGCGGTTTTTTCGGCAGGGGTCGCCGGCCGCCGCGTGGCGCTCCATTGCCAAGATAGCGGCGCGCAAGCTCGACATGCTCGACGCCGTCGTCGTCTTATCGGACCTGAAGGCCCCGCCGGGGACCAAGCTGGAAGCTCTGGAGCGGGACCGCAAAGGCCAGCACAGCATCCGCATTAACGATCAGTGGCGGGTTTGCTTTGTCTGGACGGAGCAGGGTCCGACACAGGTTGAAATCGTCGACTATCACTGA